From Eretmochelys imbricata isolate rEreImb1 chromosome 26, rEreImb1.hap1, whole genome shotgun sequence, the proteins below share one genomic window:
- the GNLY gene encoding granulysin isoform X2 translates to MAPLLLLFWLGSALCARELVPKQCLLGPEFWCRDPGTAAQCGRQHDCKLLEQQMPQGWRTQEQALSPKCTICTRILKKLKSMVGDDPDEDSITKAEEKLCRAVGWSLRPLCRSVMKKFKSKIMQELQDGLEPKEICTSLRMCRASPPTQGGLVPPRDACDFCLTLTSLAQPDLQHVRPGWDLGDVLNGTCKRHFGGSPRCNDFVSTYHARLLRVLRVPQDPLTTCRDADACQLPEEPTRDEPSSGTNTWAWP, encoded by the exons AtggcccctctcctcctgctcttcTGGCTGGGCTCAG CCCTCTGTGCCCGGGAGCTGGTCCCCAAGCAAtgcctgctgggccctgagtTTTGGTGCAGGGATCCGGGCACAGCAGCTCAGTGTGGACGGCAGCACGACTGCAAGCTCCTCGAGCAGCAAATGCCCCAG ggctggcgCACCCAGGAGCAGGCCCTTTCCCCCAAGTGCACCATCTGCACCCGCATCCTGAAGAAGCTGAAGTCTATGGTCGGCGACGACCCCGACGAG GACTCCATCACCAAGGCCGAGGAGAAGCTGTGCAGGGCCGTGGGCTGGAGTCTGCGGCCCCTCTGCCGCTCTGTGATGAAGAAGTTCAAGTCCAAGATCATGCAGGAGCTGCAGGACGGGCTGGAGCCCAAGGAGATCTGTACCAGCCTGAGGATGTGCCGGGCGTCCCCACCCACCCAAG GCGGCCTGGTGCCCCCCAGAGATGCCTGTGACTTCTGCCTGACCCTCACCAGCCTGGCCCAGCCTGACCTGCAGCACGTGAGGCCTGGCTGGGACCTTGGAGACGTCCTGAATGGCACATGCAAGCGGCACTTTGGGGGTTCCCCCAGG TGCAACGACTTCGTCTCGACCTACCACGCCAGGCTGCTGCGGGTTCTGAGGGTGCCCCAGGACCCGCTCACCACCTGTCGG GACGCAGATGCCTGCCAGCTGCCGGAGGAGCCCACCCGAGATGAGCCCAGCTCTGGCACCAACACCTGGGCATGGCCGTGA
- the GNLY gene encoding granulysin isoform X1: MAPLLLLFWLGSALCARELVPKQCLLGPEFWCRDPGTAAQCGRQHDCKLLEQQMPQQGWRTQEQALSPKCTICTRILKKLKSMVGDDPDEDSITKAEEKLCRAVGWSLRPLCRSVMKKFKSKIMQELQDGLEPKEICTSLRMCRASPPTQGGLVPPRDACDFCLTLTSLAQPDLQHVRPGWDLGDVLNGTCKRHFGGSPRCNDFVSTYHARLLRVLRVPQDPLTTCRDADACQLPEEPTRDEPSSGTNTWAWP, from the exons AtggcccctctcctcctgctcttcTGGCTGGGCTCAG CCCTCTGTGCCCGGGAGCTGGTCCCCAAGCAAtgcctgctgggccctgagtTTTGGTGCAGGGATCCGGGCACAGCAGCTCAGTGTGGACGGCAGCACGACTGCAAGCTCCTCGAGCAGCAAATGCCCCAG cagggctggcgCACCCAGGAGCAGGCCCTTTCCCCCAAGTGCACCATCTGCACCCGCATCCTGAAGAAGCTGAAGTCTATGGTCGGCGACGACCCCGACGAG GACTCCATCACCAAGGCCGAGGAGAAGCTGTGCAGGGCCGTGGGCTGGAGTCTGCGGCCCCTCTGCCGCTCTGTGATGAAGAAGTTCAAGTCCAAGATCATGCAGGAGCTGCAGGACGGGCTGGAGCCCAAGGAGATCTGTACCAGCCTGAGGATGTGCCGGGCGTCCCCACCCACCCAAG GCGGCCTGGTGCCCCCCAGAGATGCCTGTGACTTCTGCCTGACCCTCACCAGCCTGGCCCAGCCTGACCTGCAGCACGTGAGGCCTGGCTGGGACCTTGGAGACGTCCTGAATGGCACATGCAAGCGGCACTTTGGGGGTTCCCCCAGG TGCAACGACTTCGTCTCGACCTACCACGCCAGGCTGCTGCGGGTTCTGAGGGTGCCCCAGGACCCGCTCACCACCTGTCGG GACGCAGATGCCTGCCAGCTGCCGGAGGAGCCCACCCGAGATGAGCCCAGCTCTGGCACCAACACCTGGGCATGGCCGTGA